The window GCTTGCTGTGAGCGAAATCCCAGCCGTTCCTGTTCGGCAAAGCCGACGAGATCCGCCGTCCGGCTCAGGTCGGAGCGAAGATACACCTGCTCGACCCCATCGTCGGTGAAGAAGGTGATGCTTCGCAGTTCGTCACCGACGGTCGTCCGGCAGGCGCTGACGAGTTCCTCACGGGCGGTCTGGGTCAGCAGGGAATCGTCCATGCCAGCCGGTAGCACCTTATCAGGCAAAGTGGTATCGGTGTCGACAGCGCACCGTCCCCCTGAGCAACGAATCGACCACCCCTCGAGCAACGATTCCCCTCACCCCTCGAGCAACGAATCGACCAGCCGTTCGAGTCTATCGACCAGCCGCGAACCCGGATGTGGATCAACCGTCTCGAGCAACGCGACCGTCTCTGCGGGACGCGTTAACGAGAGGACGACGCGGTTGCCCCGCTCGTATCGCCGCTCGACGACCCCACACTCGCGAAGGTGGCCGACGTGGTGCTCGAGGGTGCTTCGTGGGATGCCCAGTGTCTCCACCAGTTCGTTCGGCCGGGCGCTCTCTTTGCTATAGAGTGCTGTCGTGATCGCTGCTGCCGTTTCCCGACGCAGAATCGACAGCGCGTCGCGTTCCCACTCGTCGTAGGACGGCGCGAAGTAATGCGTTCGCCCGAATCGTTCGTGTCTGACGATCGCACCACCTTCGATCAATCGCCTGACGTGATACTGAATCTGTCCCGGTGCGAGCGAGAGGTCACGAACGAGAGCGTTAAAGTGAACGCCGGGGTCAGCGGTGATCGCTCGGTAGATCCGGCGTCGAGTTTCGCTCATCGACGCTCACCGCCATCGGGTGTCCCGTCAGGGTCTGATCGATTGGGCTCCAGGCGGCCGACAGAGATGATCGCCATCAGCAAGAAGCCAGCGATCAGGACATCCAGGAGGTGCTCGACGGTGTGATGAGTTCGCATCGACACGTAGCCGAACACCGTGCCGGTGCCAACAATCGGTCGCACCAGTAGCGCTCCGAGTGCAGCCGTGATGAGCAAGTATGGAACCGACTTTCGACGGCGGAACGCGGATGCGGCGAGCAGAAAGACGACGACCGAAACGATTCCGGAGAGGGCGAGCAAGAGGAGGAGATACCAGTCGCCGGCGATACGCTCGGACTCGATTGCTGTCTCGAGACAGACGGGAGCGAGCCACCCTTGGATGCTTCCCGACGTGGTCTGCCCCGTCGAGCGCAACTCCGGCGACACGATCGAGTACATACGTTCGGTTGTCGCTCGAGTCTCTTTGCTGGCTCGGTTTTTCGACGAACGTACTACTCAGCACCGCTCTTCGAAACAGATAGCGTGCCGTTCTGAACCGATCTGGGTGTCGATCCAACCCAGTTACTCGAGGGCGCCACTGAGTAACGCCAGGGCCACAACCACGCCGATCGCGACGATACCGGCACCGACGTACGCCGCCGTGCCGCCGATGACGGCCGCCGTTGACCAGGCAAGCACCACCGCCAGCAGCGCCAACACGGCCACGCCGAGCGTACCGGAATCGAGCCTCGTTACGGCGGAGACTCGCTCGAGCCCGGCCTCGAGTGCTGGCTGTTCGGAGTCCTGACGAGCGGGTTCGCCGAGTTGTTTATCGACGTCTACTGGCCGCGGGCCGGGAACCAGTCGAATATCGATCGTCGTCTCGACGGCACCGTAGCCGGTAGCTAAAACGAGCGTTCCCTCGATCGGGCGTGTGAGGGTCGTCGGCTCGAGATCGACGAGCAGTTTCCTCGGTTCGTCCGGTGCAACGTAGTAGTTCCCGTCGGCACCATCGCCATCGTCTGATCCGAATGCCTCGAGTGTGGCGACGTTCGCGAGATCACCAGCGAGGCGGCCGTGAACGTGTGCCGGCCCACCGGTACTCTCGAGGTGTACCTCGAGTGGCCCCTCGGCCTCGACTGCGGCCGCACTTGCCGTGAGTTCGTCGGTGCCGGTTCGATCGGCGGTGACGGTGACTACGTCGGGAGACACGTGACCACCTATGCTGGCGACTCCTCTCGCATGTCCGGCGGGAGGAGGTTGGGAATGCCATCTTCGATTGGGTACCGTTCGCCACAGCCCACACAGACGAGCGTGCCGGAGACGATTTCGTCGCTTTCGTCGCCGTCGTATTCGGCCATCTCGAGTGTGAGGTCGTCTTTGTCGAGCGGACAACAGAGGATTTCCAGCAGCGACTCTTTCATAGTTCGACAGGAGACCGCATACAGCAAAAGGCTTCGGGAACGGAATTGACTGGACGGCCGCAACTATCATACCTGTGAAGAGTTATGGTAATCACATGAACTACCCCACGCAGTATCCGACGTCGATGCTGTCCCCACCCACCCCGTGCCATGTCAGGTATGCGTTTTGCTGACGATGTCGACCGCCTCGGCGATATCGCCGCCGAACTCGAGTCCTGTGAGTCTACCGACGAAGTGTACGACCACGCGCTCACGGCGGCGTCACGCGTTCTGAACTTCGAGGCGGCGAGCGTCGTCACTCAGGAGGGCGAACACCTCGTTCCGAGGGCAGTCCACTCGACACGACTCGTGCCCGGCGAACCGCTCTCAGCAGCCGACGGCATCGCCGGTCGGACGTTCGAAACGGGGCGGACACACGTGGTTGGTGACCTGGCGGAGGATGATGTGGCCGTCCCCTCGTGTGACACCTTTCGATCGGTGCTGTCTATTCCTATCGAGGATCGGGGTGTCCTCCAGTTTCTCTCGTGTGAACCGAACGCGTTCTCGACGCTCGACCGCGAACTCGGGGAATTGTTGGTCACGACCGTCGTCAACGCCCTCGCTCGAGTGAGTTACGAGACGGCACTGAGCAGGGAACGGGATCAGTTCGCGGCGCTGTTCGAAAACATTCCAGACGCTGCCTTGCAGTATCGCGTCGTCGACGGAGAGCACCGGATCGAGACTGTCAACACGTCGTTCGTCCGCGTGTTCGGGCTCGACGTCGAGGCGGTCGTCGGTGAGCCGATTGCTGCCGCGCTCGAGACGCAGGACGGACACACCCCCGGCCACCGTGGGGAGACTGCTGGGGACGTCAGTGGAGACGAGGACGTCGAGATCGTCGTGGAGACCGCCACTGGCCCTCGTCCGTTTTTACTCCGTACCGTCCCAATTGCAACGGACGCCGATCAGGAACGAGGGTACCGCATCTACACCGACTTGACGGCGTTGAAGGTACGAGAACAGGAATTGGAACGACAGAACGAACGACTCGATCAGTTCGCGAGTATCGTCAGTCACGATCTCCGTAATCCACTCGCTGTTGCCAACGGATACCTCGAACTCGTCCGCGACGAACTCGGCGACGATCACGATGCTGTCACAGAGATTCAACAAGCACACGGTCGGATGGAAGAACTCATCGATGACGT of the Natronosalvus vescus genome contains:
- a CDS encoding winged helix-turn-helix transcriptional regulator, which codes for MSETRRRIYRAITADPGVHFNALVRDLSLAPGQIQYHVRRLIEGGAIVRHERFGRTHYFAPSYDEWERDALSILRRETAAAITTALYSKESARPNELVETLGIPRSTLEHHVGHLRECGVVERRYERGNRVVLSLTRPAETVALLETVDPHPGSRLVDRLERLVDSLLEG
- a CDS encoding sensor histidine kinase; translated protein: MRFADDVDRLGDIAAELESCESTDEVYDHALTAASRVLNFEAASVVTQEGEHLVPRAVHSTRLVPGEPLSAADGIAGRTFETGRTHVVGDLAEDDVAVPSCDTFRSVLSIPIEDRGVLQFLSCEPNAFSTLDRELGELLVTTVVNALARVSYETALSRERDQFAALFENIPDAALQYRVVDGEHRIETVNTSFVRVFGLDVEAVVGEPIAAALETQDGHTPGHRGETAGDVSGDEDVEIVVETATGPRPFLLRTVPIATDADQERGYRIYTDLTALKVREQELERQNERLDQFASIVSHDLRNPLAVANGYLELVRDELGDDHDAVTEIQQAHGRMEELIDDVLTVARETNQIDTLEPVHLHSIATRAWEHVETRYAQLELDDAEGWIDADPNRLLQLFENVFRNAVEHAASDDESDEGVIVRVTTDEDGFGIEDNGSGIPSERREDIFASGYTSETANTGLGLAIVKRIVEEHEWSVNVSDGTMGGARFAITGVRYRDPPEHASGIPP
- a CDS encoding DUF7471 family protein, whose translation is MYSIVSPELRSTGQTTSGSIQGWLAPVCLETAIESERIAGDWYLLLLLALSGIVSVVVFLLAASAFRRRKSVPYLLITAALGALLVRPIVGTGTVFGYVSMRTHHTVEHLLDVLIAGFLLMAIISVGRLEPNRSDPDGTPDGGERR
- a CDS encoding DUF7522 family protein, translated to MDDSLLTQTAREELVSACRTTVGDELRSITFFTDDGVEQVYLRSDLSRTADLVGFAEQERLGFRSQQAYRETQLGEYVATVRMFEHGYLVRVLDESSGVWVTADSMSIERFEELASVLKPVLADLETEPASR
- a CDS encoding DUF7524 family protein encodes the protein MSPDVVTVTADRTGTDELTASAAAVEAEGPLEVHLESTGGPAHVHGRLAGDLANVATLEAFGSDDGDGADGNYYVAPDEPRKLLVDLEPTTLTRPIEGTLVLATGYGAVETTIDIRLVPGPRPVDVDKQLGEPARQDSEQPALEAGLERVSAVTRLDSGTLGVAVLALLAVVLAWSTAAVIGGTAAYVGAGIVAIGVVVALALLSGALE
- a CDS encoding methytransferase partner Trm112, producing MKESLLEILCCPLDKDDLTLEMAEYDGDESDEIVSGTLVCVGCGERYPIEDGIPNLLPPDMREESPA